The following coding sequences are from one Nicotiana tomentosiformis chromosome 3, ASM39032v3, whole genome shotgun sequence window:
- the LOC117275426 gene encoding uncharacterized protein: MGERLTINMIIPKTEEWTCKIQAMDKGRPKDNKEKTKKYQLMTLQDKEENQVQAIMYNVDITHFEDLFDPFHTYLVVAPVKESSYLYGNPLNKFTWTIDRSTIVEPIEKVTPPQDPLPPPMRLTITALDTSEYQPKESEFDI; the protein is encoded by the exons ATGGGTGAAAGGTTaactatcaacatgatcattCCCAAAACAGAAGAATGGACCTGTAAGATCCAAGCAATGGATAAAGGTCGTCCCAAAGACAACAAAGAGAAAACCAAAAAATATCAACTCATGACTCTACAGGATAAAGAG GAAAATCAAGTTCAGGCCATCATGTATAATGTTGATATAACGCATTTTGAAGATCTATTTGATCCTTTCCACACTTACTTGGTAGTTGCCCCGGTAAAGGAGTCATCTTATTTATATGGAAATCCACTTAATAAATTCACTTGGACAATTGATAGAAGCACCATTGTTGAGCCAATTGAAAAGGTCACTCCTCCGCAGGATCCATTACCTCCGCCAATGCGGCTAACTATCACTGCGCTTGACACTTCCGAGTATCAACCCAAAGAATCTGAATTTGATATTTAA